From Candidatus Gastranaerophilales bacterium, one genomic window encodes:
- a CDS encoding signal peptidase II, protein MKRISQLTDYILNFFAKYDKIDVKALKMIGFYIEKTFLFILLGFTAKYYALYCTAHNMFVENERMELTVMQNTGAAFSLFSNAPWLIITFSIFVLLGIFYYIINAYQTKTPSKLSRLKYNALVLLTAGISGNLFERISDGYVTDYIRLKYLNFPIFNAFDIMITIGAIMLIWAIYKEK, encoded by the coding sequence ATGAAACGCATTTCGCAATTAACTGATTATATTCTCAATTTTTTCGCAAAATATGACAAAATTGACGTAAAAGCCCTAAAAATGATTGGCTTTTACATTGAAAAAACATTCTTGTTCATACTACTTGGCTTTACCGCCAAATATTACGCTTTGTATTGCACTGCACACAACATGTTCGTCGAGAACGAAAGAATGGAACTTACTGTTATGCAAAACACAGGAGCAGCTTTCAGTCTATTTTCAAACGCTCCATGGCTTATCATTACGTTTTCAATATTCGTGCTTTTAGGAATTTTTTACTATATTATTAACGCCTACCAAACAAAAACTCCTTCAAAATTGTCAAGATTAAAATATAACGCCTTGGTACTTTTAACTGCAGGGATTTCAGGGAACTTGTTTGAACGAATATCTGACGGTTATGTAACCGATTATATAAGATTAAAATATTTGAATTTCCCAATTTTCAATGCATTTGACATAATGATTACAATCGGAGCCATAATGTTGATTTGGGCAATTTATAAAGAGAAATAA
- a CDS encoding type III pantothenate kinase gives MLFALDIGNTQITAGVFDGDKFVTSWRIASDKKRSEDEYGIIIKKLVEDSGLLDKIDTSIISSVVLPLTDRLQFAVKKYLNIDSLVVSHKIETGVSIKIDNPKEIGADRIVNGFAASVLYGSPVIVVDFGTATSFDIVNKNNEFIGGIIAAGMKIQADALSEFTSKLPKVNIEAPENTIGHNTIDAMLSGIVRGHAAMVDGLISQCEKELGEKATVIATGGYSSIISKYLVRQFDYVNPDLTLIGLNLLYKLNVDGYVPNKFYLNKSNNI, from the coding sequence ATGCTTTTTGCTTTAGATATAGGAAATACACAGATAACAGCAGGTGTCTTTGATGGTGACAAATTTGTTACATCTTGGAGAATTGCTTCTGATAAAAAACGCTCTGAAGACGAATATGGCATTATAATTAAGAAACTTGTGGAAGATTCGGGATTGTTGGACAAAATTGATACTTCTATTATTTCGAGTGTTGTGCTTCCGTTGACAGACCGTTTGCAATTTGCTGTCAAAAAGTATTTGAATATTGATTCTCTTGTTGTTAGCCATAAAATTGAAACGGGTGTAAGTATAAAAATTGATAATCCTAAAGAAATAGGTGCAGATAGAATTGTGAATGGTTTTGCTGCTTCTGTTTTATATGGTTCGCCTGTTATAGTTGTTGATTTTGGGACGGCTACTTCTTTTGATATTGTTAATAAAAATAACGAGTTTATCGGTGGAATAATTGCTGCAGGTATGAAAATTCAAGCAGATGCTTTGAGTGAATTTACATCAAAATTGCCGAAAGTTAATATCGAGGCTCCTGAAAATACAATCGGGCATAATACTATAGACGCAATGCTTTCAGGTATCGTCAGAGGACATGCGGCTATGGTGGATGGCTTGATTTCTCAATGTGAAAAAGAACTCGGCGAAAAAGCTACAGTTATTGCAACCGGTGGGTATTCTTCTATTATCAGTAAGTATCTTGTACGTCAATTTGATTATGTAAATCCTGATTTGACCTTGATAGGGCTCAATTTGCTTTATAAACTTAATGTTGACGGGTATGTTCCTAATAAATTTTATTTGAATAAATCCAATAATATCTGA
- the atpF gene encoding F0F1 ATP synthase subunit B, with protein sequence MEFNATFIISAVSFIIFTLIMNWIFYKPVKKIMDERKAYIDDNYNEANSVKEKTQALLDDKNEKIVGAQKNSRKLVSDGVEQSKKNKENLIQNATKTSKDKIQEAKANLSTEKEQASNELKNSVYDLSKNVAEKILGKNVDNFEYDENLVNEAMKNA encoded by the coding sequence ATGGAATTTAATGCTACTTTTATAATTTCAGCTGTAAGTTTTATAATATTCACTTTGATAATGAATTGGATATTCTATAAGCCTGTCAAAAAAATCATGGACGAAAGAAAAGCTTATATTGATGATAATTATAATGAGGCAAATTCTGTTAAAGAAAAAACTCAAGCCCTTTTAGATGACAAAAATGAAAAGATTGTTGGTGCTCAAAAAAATTCTCGCAAGCTTGTTTCTGATGGCGTTGAGCAGTCTAAGAAAAATAAAGAAAATCTTATTCAAAATGCAACCAAAACTTCTAAAGATAAGATTCAAGAGGCTAAAGCTAACTTGTCAACAGAAAAAGAACAAGCCTCAAATGAATTAAAAAACAGCGTTTATGACTTATCTAAAAATGTTGCTGAAAAAATCTTGGGAAAAAACGTCGATAATTTTGAATACGATGAAAATCTAGTCAATGAGGCAATGAAAAATGCTTGA
- a CDS encoding RluA family pseudouridine synthase, which translates to MPEILTFTATEDEEGKRLDAFLSDVIENKSRSQIQALIKNSQVKINGLDKKSAYLLKENDIILLTLSDEKSIIIEPENIPLDIRYEDETMLVVNKPKNMLTHPTTKETSGTLVNALLFKYNYDGLSTLNGKLRPGVIHRLDRNTSGLLMIAKTDSAHNFLTKQIKEKTAIRKYLAVIKGNLKSPSGTIKTDIGRSKAHPEKMAVVDTGKPSITHYKELERFNGYSYIELQLETGRTHQIRVHMSHIHHPIVNDSLYNNAKIKVKTTEQVLQAYDLTFTTPLNNTVINVNIEPDEDIKKVLRFLRSQK; encoded by the coding sequence ATGCCTGAAATACTAACTTTTACCGCAACAGAAGATGAGGAAGGCAAAAGGCTCGACGCATTTTTGTCTGATGTAATTGAAAACAAATCTCGCTCTCAAATTCAAGCATTAATCAAAAATTCACAAGTAAAGATTAATGGTTTAGACAAAAAGTCTGCGTATTTGCTCAAAGAAAACGATATAATTTTGCTCACATTAAGTGATGAAAAATCGATAATTATCGAACCGGAAAATATCCCTCTTGATATCCGCTACGAAGACGAAACAATGTTGGTGGTGAACAAGCCTAAAAATATGCTCACTCACCCGACCACTAAAGAAACAAGTGGGACATTAGTAAATGCTCTATTGTTCAAGTATAACTATGATGGGCTTTCCACCTTAAACGGCAAACTTCGCCCCGGGGTTATCCACCGCCTCGACAGAAACACTTCAGGACTTTTAATGATAGCGAAAACCGATTCTGCACACAATTTTTTAACAAAACAAATAAAAGAAAAAACTGCTATAAGAAAATATTTAGCAGTTATAAAAGGTAATTTAAAATCCCCTTCAGGCACTATAAAAACTGACATTGGACGTTCTAAAGCTCATCCTGAAAAAATGGCTGTTGTCGACACTGGGAAACCCTCAATAACACACTATAAAGAACTTGAACGCTTTAACGGTTACTCTTACATAGAGTTACAACTTGAAACAGGACGCACACACCAAATAAGAGTGCACATGAGCCATATTCATCACCCTATCGTTAATGATTCACTATACAACAATGCAAAAATAAAAGTGAAAACAACAGAACAAGTCCTTCAAGCCTATGACTTGACTTTTACCACACCTTTAAATAACACTGTAATTAATGTCAACATAGAACCTGACGAAGATATTAAAAAAGTATTGCGATTTTTAAGGAGTCAAAAATGA
- the ftsY gene encoding signal recognition particle-docking protein FtsY, whose protein sequence is MFDFFKKKNESELQENDEQKNSSSFFGISFDGLKKAISNTTQNLIGNVVDAVQNEEEFDEFILDDMEELLIKADLGVGVASEIVDKLRKQNTIKPSAVKSFLRTEFESILLHNKSSELNFSDNGLNIYFITGVNGAGKTTLIGKLANRFKNLNKKVLVAAGDTFRAAAEEQLNIWSDRAGADIYRKDGIDSAAVVYDAIKKAQNENYDVLLIDTAGRLQNKHNLMQELSKVYAVINKLAPESLKESILVLDANTGQNGLAQAKIFAEVANLTSVALTKLDGSAKGGIIISIAKELNLPVKLVGVGEKMTDLKDFVPTDFIEALFK, encoded by the coding sequence ATGTTTGATTTTTTTAAAAAGAAAAACGAATCTGAATTACAAGAAAACGATGAACAAAAAAATAGTTCATCGTTTTTCGGGATTTCTTTTGATGGATTGAAGAAAGCTATTTCGAATACCACTCAAAATTTGATTGGAAATGTTGTAGACGCTGTCCAAAATGAAGAAGAGTTTGATGAATTTATCTTAGACGATATGGAAGAATTGTTGATAAAAGCAGATTTGGGCGTCGGTGTAGCTTCTGAAATTGTCGATAAGCTACGAAAACAAAATACCATTAAACCTTCTGCTGTAAAATCATTTTTGAGGACTGAATTTGAGAGCATTTTGCTCCATAATAAATCTTCAGAACTTAATTTTTCTGATAACGGATTAAATATCTATTTTATTACTGGTGTAAATGGGGCAGGAAAAACCACCTTGATTGGTAAACTTGCAAATAGATTTAAAAATTTAAATAAAAAAGTTTTAGTAGCTGCAGGTGATACTTTTAGAGCTGCTGCTGAAGAACAGTTGAATATTTGGTCAGATAGAGCAGGTGCAGATATTTACCGTAAAGATGGGATTGATTCTGCTGCCGTAGTCTATGACGCCATAAAAAAAGCTCAAAATGAGAATTATGATGTTTTGTTGATTGATACAGCAGGGAGGCTTCAAAATAAGCATAACCTTATGCAGGAATTATCAAAAGTCTATGCTGTGATTAATAAATTAGCCCCAGAGTCTTTAAAAGAGAGTATATTGGTTCTTGACGCAAATACAGGGCAAAACGGACTTGCTCAAGCGAAGATATTTGCAGAAGTAGCAAACTTAACAAGCGTAGCCTTGACCAAGCTTGATGGAAGTGCAAAAGGCGGTATTATTATTTCAATTGCAAAAGAACTTAATCTTCCTGTAAAATTGGTTGGTGTTGGTGAAAAAATGACAGACCTTAAAGATTTTGTTCCCACAGATTTTATCGAAGCTTTGTTTAAATAA
- the atpB gene encoding F0F1 ATP synthase subunit A codes for MSEHWVTHIGSWAVNMDTVTTMWIAMAVLILFALLATRKLALIPNKLQALAEGILGAFYGLTDMMIGGKEGAKHVPLVASLFLFILVSNLMGQLPWKLYHLKAGEFASPTNDINLTGALAIIVLIYYVFAGIRKKGFKLIFHGFGFDKIILTLVDLLEMITRPLTLALRLFGNVLAGEILITALIGIFAYLLPLPIMIFELLVATVQALVFTMLTLVYVSSAVSDEH; via the coding sequence ATGAGCGAGCATTGGGTAACGCACATAGGTTCATGGGCAGTAAATATGGATACTGTTACTACTATGTGGATAGCTATGGCTGTATTGATTTTGTTTGCTTTGCTCGCAACAAGGAAATTGGCATTAATCCCAAACAAACTCCAAGCTCTTGCAGAAGGCATTTTAGGTGCTTTTTATGGGCTGACGGATATGATGATTGGCGGAAAAGAGGGTGCTAAACATGTTCCTTTGGTTGCTTCGTTGTTTTTGTTTATATTGGTCTCAAATTTGATGGGGCAATTGCCTTGGAAACTCTATCATTTAAAGGCTGGAGAGTTTGCTTCCCCGACTAACGATATAAATTTGACAGGTGCCTTAGCTATAATTGTTTTGATATATTATGTTTTTGCGGGAATTCGCAAAAAAGGTTTCAAACTTATATTCCACGGCTTTGGATTTGATAAAATAATATTGACCTTGGTTGACTTGTTAGAAATGATTACTCGTCCGTTGACATTGGCTTTACGGTTATTTGGAAATGTTTTGGCAGGCGAGATACTTATTACGGCATTAATCGGTATATTTGCATATTTGTTACCATTGCCGATAATGATATTTGAGTTGCTTGTGGCTACAGTTCAAGCACTTGTATTTACTATGTTGACGCTTGTTTATGTTTCGTCAGCAGTTTCAGATGAACATTAA
- the rpsL gene encoding 30S ribosomal protein S12, with protein MPTIAQLVRKERKKLTDKTKSPALVNCPQRRGVCTRVYTTTPKKPNSALRKVARVRLTNGFEVTSYIPGIGHNLQEHSVVLIRGGRVKDLPGVRYHIIRGTLDTAGVANRNKSRSKYGAKRTKK; from the coding sequence ATGCCAACTATAGCTCAGTTAGTTCGTAAAGAACGCAAAAAGTTAACTGATAAAACTAAATCACCAGCCTTGGTAAATTGCCCTCAAAGACGTGGCGTTTGCACAAGAGTTTATACAACTACTCCGAAAAAACCGAACTCAGCTTTGAGAAAGGTTGCCAGAGTTAGACTTACTAACGGATTTGAAGTTACATCTTATATCCCTGGTATCGGTCACAACCTACAAGAACACAGTGTTGTTCTTATTAGAGGTGGCAGAGTTAAAGACTTGCCGGGTGTTAGATACCACATAATTAGAGGTACATTAGATACTGCGGGCGTTGCCAACAGAAACAAAAGCAGATCTAAATATGGTGCTAAAAGAACTAAAAAATAA
- a CDS encoding ATP synthase F0 subunit C, with amino-acid sequence MADVQTISDLAQLGAGVAIGFGAIGAGLGIGIATKGLMDAIARQPEVAGKAVGFFLVGAALAEACAIYALIIALKLSGMIG; translated from the coding sequence ATGGCAGATGTACAAACAATTTCAGATTTAGCTCAATTAGGAGCAGGTGTCGCAATCGGCTTTGGTGCTATTGGTGCAGGGCTTGGAATAGGTATTGCAACAAAAGGTCTTATGGACGCTATCGCAAGACAACCTGAAGTCGCAGGCAAAGCAGTCGGCTTCTTCTTGGTAGGTGCTGCTTTGGCAGAAGCTTGTGCCATTTATGCATTGATTATCGCATTGAAATTGTCAGGTATGATTGGATAA
- the atpA gene encoding F0F1 ATP synthase subunit alpha, protein MSTIRPDEITSIIRNKIQNYQSAVDVNNIGTVLEVGDGIARIYGLRNAMASELIEFDDGKGTLGIILNLEEDNAGVVILGEYSQIKEGMIAKTTGRIASVPVGDALIGRIIDPTGKAIDGKGDITSDKTRPIEKVAPGIVARKSVHEPLQTGLTAIDALTPIGRGQRELIIGDRQTGKTAIAIDTIINQKGQDVICIYVAIGQKASTVAQLAKTLDKYGAMDYSIIVSATANESAPLQYIAPFAGVAIAEEFMEQGKAVLIIYDDLTKHAQAYRAMSLLLRRPPGREAYPGDVFYLHSRLLERAVKLNDELGGGSITALPIIETQAGDVSAYIPTNVISITDGQIFLETGLFNSGMRPAINAGISVSRVGGAAQTKAIKQVAGKLRLDLAQFRELEAFAQFASDLDKTTQDQLLRGQKLTEVLKQPQYSPLSVAQQVSILFAVNEGFLDNIDNKNMVKFKKDWFEYFDANLQDLAVRLNDGAALSDEDKANLKEHIDKFKANLFS, encoded by the coding sequence ATGTCAACAATTCGACCGGATGAAATTACATCTATTATCCGAAACAAAATTCAAAACTATCAAAGTGCAGTTGATGTTAATAACATTGGCACAGTGCTTGAGGTAGGTGACGGAATCGCTCGTATTTACGGTTTGCGAAATGCAATGGCGAGTGAACTTATTGAATTTGATGACGGAAAAGGCACTCTCGGGATTATTTTAAACCTTGAAGAAGATAATGCAGGTGTTGTAATCTTAGGAGAATATTCTCAAATTAAAGAAGGAATGATAGCAAAAACAACGGGCAGAATTGCTTCTGTACCGGTTGGCGATGCTTTAATCGGTAGAATAATTGACCCTACAGGAAAAGCAATAGATGGAAAAGGTGATATCACATCAGACAAAACAAGACCAATCGAAAAAGTAGCCCCAGGTATAGTTGCAAGAAAATCGGTTCACGAACCTTTGCAAACAGGGCTTACAGCGATTGATGCCTTAACTCCAATCGGTCGTGGTCAACGTGAACTTATAATTGGCGATAGGCAAACAGGCAAAACTGCTATTGCTATTGATACTATTATCAATCAAAAAGGGCAAGATGTTATTTGTATATATGTTGCAATAGGTCAAAAGGCATCAACGGTTGCTCAATTAGCGAAAACATTAGATAAATACGGAGCAATGGATTATTCAATTATTGTTTCAGCTACCGCTAACGAATCTGCACCTTTACAATATATTGCTCCATTTGCAGGTGTTGCCATTGCAGAAGAATTTATGGAACAGGGTAAAGCTGTTTTAATTATATATGATGATTTGACCAAACACGCACAGGCATACCGTGCAATGAGTTTGCTTCTTCGTAGACCACCAGGTCGTGAAGCTTACCCAGGTGATGTTTTCTACTTGCATTCAAGATTGCTTGAAAGAGCTGTAAAATTGAATGATGAGTTAGGTGGTGGAAGTATCACAGCTTTGCCAATCATCGAAACTCAAGCAGGTGACGTTTCAGCGTATATTCCGACCAATGTAATTTCTATTACAGACGGGCAAATATTCTTGGAAACAGGTTTGTTTAACTCAGGTATGAGACCGGCTATTAACGCAGGTATCTCGGTATCACGTGTAGGCGGAGCCGCTCAAACAAAAGCTATTAAGCAAGTTGCAGGTAAGTTGAGGCTTGACTTGGCTCAGTTTAGAGAACTTGAGGCTTTTGCTCAGTTTGCAAGTGACCTTGATAAAACGACTCAAGACCAATTGTTAAGAGGTCAAAAACTAACTGAAGTGTTGAAACAGCCGCAGTATTCACCATTGAGTGTTGCTCAACAGGTCAGCATATTGTTTGCGGTCAACGAAGGCTTCTTGGATAATATCGATAATAAAAATATGGTGAAATTCAAAAAAGATTGGTTTGAATACTTTGATGCAAATCTTCAAGACTTAGCGGTAAGATTAAATGATGGAGCTGCTTTGAGTGATGAAGACAAGGCTAATTTAAAAGAACATATCGACAAATTTAAAGCTAACTTATTCAGTTAA
- a CDS encoding DNA internalization-related competence protein ComEC/Rec2, giving the protein MAKTHITIIFVLYYILGIIAFFQGQIPLFTTVLLILTLFLIFKNIINAKSGVIFAILFAFGVINTDLHINDTDAIYNYAPSTATIKARIVSIPTSNSKFRSKFYAKIQEITPLFEKAQATKAKTIVTIYDSPQKLNTLKIGDTIEVKGKLIKPQPAGNPYQFDYAKYLKNVNTYTLFIAQENSFKTIKTADTPYWKFLQNLNEKRSKIITIHKNYIKSPNIELLGGIVFGDDAVNPPDNLKESFLNSGLLHILAASGMNVTLIFGIWFFIAQKFKIHYKLSILTGILLIIFYTCMTGFGPSIMRATLMLIFILLGKLINRDADTLSLLFFVAGLMLILDPAMINNIGFQLSFVVTFGLLFTCPVIFSKIENKLWNIVASAVLVPVIAQLYAAPIQMYYFNTFALYSVLANIAIIPFLTLVSFAGFISSIIAMIPRVGILFCRLSDFVINPFLTSIVKISDYFSHLPNALTTVIQPSFLQLFVYYSALILITSYFIKKFNKKIFIFILTIILVLFSFSIFSKPNNHTEVIFFNVGNADAILIKSPHNKYILIDTGKQPYKMGSSSQAQQIILKYLNSKGIKNLDTLIITHYDSDHAGGAIPLLKNTNIKNIYVAQKAKETNLSVKIKQAAKDKNISLKTNTNCTILQDKNFLIEDITPIQHGTSDNEGSRITLLTSYGQKILFMADANAFTFKKLPQDKIKNIKIIKLGHHGAKNTVTSDMLQKTSAKQIVISTGYNIYGHPNKNTIETLKTNQSDILRTDHSNCIKAEINKNGTEIYVFNQTRKKFEKHD; this is encoded by the coding sequence ATGGCTAAAACACATATTACAATAATATTTGTCCTGTATTATATTCTTGGAATTATAGCATTTTTCCAAGGACAAATACCTTTATTTACAACTGTTTTATTAATTTTGACATTATTTTTAATCTTTAAAAACATAATAAATGCAAAATCTGGAGTTATTTTCGCAATATTATTTGCTTTTGGCGTTATAAACACTGATTTGCATATCAACGACACTGATGCCATTTACAATTACGCTCCAAGTACCGCAACAATAAAAGCGAGAATAGTCAGCATACCAACCTCTAACAGTAAATTTCGCTCAAAATTTTACGCAAAAATACAAGAAATAACCCCGCTGTTTGAAAAAGCACAAGCCACAAAGGCTAAAACTATTGTTACAATATACGATTCACCGCAAAAATTAAACACCCTCAAAATAGGCGATACAATTGAGGTTAAAGGTAAATTAATAAAACCGCAACCGGCAGGAAATCCTTATCAATTTGATTACGCAAAATATTTGAAAAATGTAAATACTTATACCTTATTTATCGCTCAAGAAAACAGCTTCAAGACTATAAAAACTGCTGATACACCTTACTGGAAATTTTTACAAAATCTGAATGAAAAACGAAGCAAAATAATAACTATCCATAAAAATTACATAAAAAGCCCAAACATTGAGCTCTTAGGCGGAATCGTTTTTGGCGATGATGCTGTAAATCCACCCGACAACTTAAAAGAATCTTTCCTTAACTCAGGCTTACTACACATTTTGGCTGCATCAGGAATGAATGTGACTTTGATTTTCGGTATTTGGTTTTTCATCGCTCAAAAATTTAAAATACACTATAAATTATCAATTCTGACCGGCATTTTGCTTATAATCTTTTACACCTGTATGACAGGTTTTGGGCCTTCCATTATGAGAGCAACTCTAATGCTTATTTTCATATTACTCGGCAAATTAATCAACAGAGACGCCGACACACTCTCCCTTTTGTTTTTTGTAGCTGGATTAATGCTTATCCTAGACCCTGCAATGATTAACAATATTGGTTTTCAGCTATCATTTGTGGTAACTTTCGGGCTTTTATTCACTTGCCCTGTAATATTTTCAAAAATAGAAAACAAGTTGTGGAACATAGTGGCAAGTGCAGTCCTTGTTCCTGTTATAGCTCAATTATACGCTGCTCCTATTCAGATGTACTACTTTAACACTTTTGCTTTATATTCCGTTTTGGCAAATATTGCCATTATTCCATTTTTGACATTAGTAAGTTTTGCCGGGTTCATAAGCTCAATAATTGCAATGATTCCAAGAGTCGGTATATTATTTTGTAGGCTTTCTGATTTTGTAATTAATCCGTTCTTGACCTCAATTGTGAAAATTTCTGACTATTTTTCTCATTTGCCAAACGCATTAACTACAGTTATCCAACCATCATTTCTTCAATTATTCGTTTATTATTCCGCTTTAATCTTAATAACTTCATATTTTATAAAAAAGTTTAACAAAAAAATTTTTATATTTATTTTAACAATAATACTCGTTCTTTTTTCTTTCTCAATATTTTCAAAACCGAATAACCACACAGAAGTAATCTTCTTCAACGTAGGTAACGCTGATGCTATTTTAATAAAAAGCCCGCACAACAAATATATATTAATAGATACAGGCAAACAGCCGTACAAAATGGGCTCGTCATCTCAAGCTCAACAAATAATTTTAAAATACCTGAACTCAAAAGGAATAAAAAACCTCGATACCCTTATCATCACTCACTACGACTCCGACCATGCCGGTGGTGCCATTCCTTTATTAAAAAATACAAATATAAAAAATATTTATGTAGCACAAAAAGCAAAAGAAACAAACCTCTCGGTAAAAATTAAGCAAGCTGCAAAAGACAAAAATATTTCGCTAAAAACAAATACTAACTGCACGATTTTGCAAGATAAAAATTTTCTTATAGAAGATATTACTCCCATACAACACGGAACCTCAGACAATGAAGGCTCCAGAATAACCTTGCTTACTTCATACGGACAAAAAATATTATTTATGGCTGATGCAAATGCTTTTACATTTAAGAAATTACCACAAGACAAAATTAAAAATATCAAAATAATCAAACTTGGTCACCACGGAGCAAAAAACACCGTAACAAGTGATATGCTTCAAAAGACAAGTGCTAAACAAATTGTAATTTCAACTGGTTACAACATATACGGTCACCCAAACAAAAACACCATAGAAACACTAAAAACAAACCAATCAGACATCTTAAGAACCGACCATTCAAATTGTATCAAAGCTGAAATAAACAAAAACGGCACAGAAATCTATGTATTTAATCAAACACGAAAAAAATTCGAAAAACACGACTAA
- the atpH gene encoding ATP synthase F1 subunit delta, which translates to MANINLKQNRIAKRYAKALFDEAKASSMQDEVLSNLKFVVDTCKQSPDLKDFLENPIISTEDKIDAINTIFKENVSNIVYNFFVLLLENKRFDVLESVVSNYIEMLDEMNNILKIKVTSAVEMNGDLKNKLISKIENKTQKKVIADYLINPEIIAGLVIDINGKIIDSSLKTKLKGLQKQLI; encoded by the coding sequence ATGGCGAATATTAATTTAAAACAAAATAGAATAGCAAAAAGGTATGCAAAAGCTCTATTTGATGAAGCAAAGGCTTCTTCAATGCAGGATGAAGTCTTATCAAATTTGAAATTTGTCGTTGATACTTGTAAACAATCACCTGATTTGAAGGATTTTTTGGAAAATCCAATAATTTCTACAGAGGACAAAATCGATGCAATAAATACCATTTTTAAAGAAAATGTTTCAAATATAGTCTACAATTTCTTTGTATTGCTTCTTGAAAATAAACGATTTGACGTCCTTGAGTCTGTTGTTTCAAATTATATTGAGATGCTGGATGAAATGAATAATATTTTAAAAATCAAAGTTACATCTGCAGTTGAAATGAATGGTGATTTGAAAAATAAGTTAATTTCCAAAATTGAAAACAAAACGCAAAAAAAAGTTATAGCTGATTACCTTATAAATCCCGAAATCATTGCAGGTTTGGTGATAGATATTAACGGAAAAATTATCGATTCAAGTTTGAAAACAAAACTAAAAGGTTTGCAAAAACAATTAATATAA
- the rpsG gene encoding 30S ribosomal protein S7 yields the protein MSRRSKPERRVPAPDAVFHNVDIAKFINRLMRRGKKSIAEKIFYSTLENIKEKTKEEPTEIFKKALTNATPLLEVKARRIGGSTYQVPLEVKADRGMALGSSWLIESAKKRNGKSMVEKLTSELLDAANGSGAACKKREDTHKMAEANKAFAHYRY from the coding sequence ATGTCAAGACGTAGTAAACCCGAAAGAAGAGTTCCTGCCCCAGACGCAGTTTTTCATAATGTCGATATTGCTAAATTTATCAATAGATTGATGAGACGTGGCAAAAAATCTATCGCTGAAAAAATCTTCTATTCAACATTAGAAAATATTAAAGAAAAAACTAAAGAAGAACCTACTGAAATTTTCAAAAAAGCTTTAACTAACGCTACTCCTTTATTAGAAGTAAAAGCTAGAAGAATCGGTGGTTCAACATACCAAGTTCCTTTAGAAGTTAAAGCTGATAGAGGAATGGCTCTTGGTTCATCATGGTTGATTGAATCAGCTAAAAAACGTAACGGTAAATCTATGGTTGAAAAATTAACCAGTGAATTGCTAGATGCTGCAAATGGCTCAGGTGCTGCTTGCAAAAAACGTGAAGATACTCACAAAATGGCTGAAGCTAACAAAGCTTTTGCTCACTATAGATACTAA
- a CDS encoding methylated-DNA--[protein]-cysteine S-methyltransferase has translation MKTTLFNSEIGKFVIVSKAEKLVKIDANINLYSEFVNCEFNNFVIKQIEEYLNVKRENFEIPIEISFGTVFQQKVWQEISLIPYGTTISYADLAKKIGVEKASRAVGNATGKNPVPIIIPCHRVISSTGKIGGFSLAIEVKKYLLKIEQKKIAKK, from the coding sequence ATGAAAACGACATTATTTAATTCAGAAATAGGCAAATTTGTTATCGTTTCAAAAGCGGAAAAGCTTGTTAAAATTGACGCTAATATTAATTTATATAGCGAGTTTGTAAATTGTGAGTTTAACAATTTTGTAATAAAACAAATTGAAGAATATTTAAATGTTAAACGTGAAAATTTTGAAATTCCAATAGAAATATCTTTTGGAACTGTTTTTCAGCAGAAAGTTTGGCAGGAAATATCTCTAATTCCTTATGGAACTACAATCTCTTATGCTGATTTGGCAAAGAAAATCGGCGTAGAAAAAGCTTCTAGAGCAGTTGGCAATGCGACAGGGAAAAATCCTGTACCTATCATCATTCCTTGCCATAGGGTTATTTCTTCAACAGGCAAAATCGGTGGATTCTCTTTGGCGATAGAAGTTAAAAAATATTTGTTAAAAATTGAACAAAAAAAGATTGCCAAAAAGTGA